The proteins below are encoded in one region of Lactuca sativa cultivar Salinas chromosome 3, Lsat_Salinas_v11, whole genome shotgun sequence:
- the LOC111912959 gene encoding LRR receptor-like serine/threonine-protein kinase HSL2, with product MAYIFNLHLLSLFLSFTFAIATFSTRDAAVLLRVKNTQLEDPDGFLNDWDDSITPCNWTTITCNNHTLDIVSIDFSDFGSLAGPFPADFCRIPTLRYLSIGNNCFNGSISPASFSLCSHVTFLNLSSNYFVGKLPEFQPRFVNLTVLDVSYNNFTGEIPASIGESLLLQVMNFSANLLSGALPESLTNLTELTTFLAPENPSLSGRLPENIGRLKKLETFRISNTQLSGEIPDSIGDLSSIKSIDLSTNSLTGGIPDSIGRLKSIEHLWLYDNKLSGELPDVFGNLTSLLQFDASLNDFTGKLPTSLAGLHLQSLAVNDNNLEGEIPTILSSNPMLTQLKLFRNKFSGGLPESLGENSDLEEFDVSDNQLQGPLPPNLCSKKKLQKFICFNNRFSGDFPVSCGDCKSIFYVRISNNELSGEIPSSFWSSSALQFIDVSNNKFRGSLPDSISRSKIIQGLVISGNGFSGDLPAGICRLEEIVEMDLRNNQFSGGLPPCLTNLKKLEKLNLQSNEFTGEIPNAVSSWTHLSSLNISNNKLSGVIPNEIGNLPSLNYLDLAGNSISGKIPDSLSHLKLNILNLSDNNLEGKIPTGLDSEVFASSLIGNPKLCSQDLKPFPRCHKTKSASYYVVAILSGLAFFLIVSLLWLLIKAKLLRRNTSLWKITSFQRVGFKEQDVLASLSESNVIGMGGSGKVYRVTLKTGQTVAVKKLYGVHRSPETESEFRSEMETLGLIRHKNIVKLLFASVGEDFRALVYEYMENGSLGDMLHVDPKGGYLLDWSKRFEIALGAAQGLAYLHHDCVPSIVHRDVKSNNILLDEELRPRVADFGLAKSLQIEVKESDGAMSRIAGSYGYIAPEYAYTMKVTEKCDVYSFGVVLMELVTGKRPNDASFDENKDIVKWVTEVALCGEGGWKDSDQLIDPKMNCSSHDYEEIGMVLNVALQCTSAFPLNRPSMRRVVELLKGQSSTPSK from the exons ATGGCGTATATCTtcaatcttcatcttctttccctctttcTGTCATTCACTTTCGCCATTGCTACTTTCTCCACCAGAGACGCCGCCGTCCTCCTCCGCGTCAAGAACACCCAGCTCGAAGACCCAGATGGCTTTCTCAACGACTGGGACGATTCCATTACCCCCTGTAACTGGACTACCATTACTTGCAATAATCACACACTTGATATTGTTTCAATCGACTTCTCCGATTTTGGGAGTCTCGCCGGACCTTTCCCGGCGGACTTCTGTAGGATTCCGACACTGCGTTACCTCAGCATCGGGAACAACTGCTTCAATGGTAGCATCTCTCCCGCCTCTTTCTCTCTATGTTCTCATGTTACATTTTTAAATCTCTCCAGCAATTACTTCGTCGGGAAATTACCGGAGTTTCAGCCCAGATTTGTTAACTTGACTGTTCTTGACGTTTCATACAACAATTTCACCGGCGAGATTCCGGCGAGTATTGGTGAATCATTGTTGCTTCAAGTTATGAACTTCTCCGCGAATCTACTCTCTGGTGCACTCCCGGAATCTTTAACGAATCTCACGGAGTTGACAACATTTTTAGCGCCGGAGAATCCATCTTTATCAGGCCGGTTGCCGGAAAATATCGGGCGTCTCAAGAAACTTGAAACTTTCAGAATTTCAAACACCCAACTCTCTGGCGAAATACCCGATTCGATCGGAGATCTTTCCTCCATCAAAAGTATCGATCTTTCCACAAACTCTCTCACCGGCGGCATTCCAGATAGCATCGGACGTTTGAAAAGTATCGAACATCTCTGGCTCTACGACAATAAATTATCCGGTGAGCTACCGGATGTGTTTGGGAACTTAACTTCTCTTCTACAGTTCGATGCTTCTCTGAACGACTTCACCGGTAAACTACCAACCAGTCTCGCCGGTTTACATCTCCAGTCACTAGCCGTTAATGACAACAATCTTGAAGGTGAAATCCCGACGATTCTTTCTTCAAATCCGATGCTTACCCAGTTGAAGCTCTTCCGCAACAAATTTTCCGGTGGGTTACCGGAATCTTTGGGTGAAAATTCCGATTTGGAAGAGTTTGATGTCTCCGACAACCAACTTCAAGGTCCATTGCCTCCGAATCTTTGTTCCAAGAAGAAGcttcagaaattcatatgttTTAACAACAGATTTTCCGGTGACTTCCCTGTGTCATGTGGCGATTGCAAATCTATATTTTATGTTCGTATATCTAACAATGAATTATCCGGCGAGATTCCGTCGAGCTTCTGGAGTTCATCTGCACTTCAATTCATCGACGTTAGTAACAATAAATTCAGGGGATCACTTCCGGATTCAATCTCTCGTTCCAAAATCATACAGGGATTAGTCATCTCCGGCAATGGTTTCTCCGGTGATTTACCGGCGGGGATATGCAGATTAGAGGAGATCGTAGAGATGGATTTAAGAAATAATCAGTTTTCCGGTGGATTGCCGCCATGTTTGACCAATTTGAAGAAGTTAGAAAAGCTTAATCTTCAATCAAACGAGTTCACAGGTGAAATCCCAAATGCTGTGAGCTCTTGGACTCATCTTTCGAGTTTGAACATTTCAAACAATAAGTTAAGTGGGGTGATCCCGAATGAAATCGGGAATTTACCCTCACTTAACTATCTGGATCTTGCCGGAAATTCGATTTCCGGCAAGATCCCGGATTCATTGAGTCATCTCAAACTCAATATCCTGAATCTTTCTGATAACAATCTCGAAGGAAAAATACCAACAGGTTTAGATTCCGAAGTTTTTGCTTCAAGCTTAATAGGTAACCCTAAACTATGTAGTCAAGATCTTAAGCCATTCCCTCGTTGCCATAAGACAAAATCCGCAAGCTATTATGTGGTTGCTATTCTATCTGGATTAGCTTTCTTTCTTATCGTATCGCTTCTTTGGCTTCTTATCAAGGCAAAGTTGTTGCGTCGGAATACGAGTTTATGGAAGATCACATCATTCCAACGAGTTGGGTTCAAAGAACAAGACGTTTTGGCATCATTATCAGAGAGCAACGTCATTGGAATGGGTGGTTCCGGAAAGGTATATAGAGTGACACTCAAAACCGGACAAACGGTGGCGGTCAAGAAGCTATACGGAGTTCACCGGAGTCCGGAAACGGAATCCGAATTCCGGTCGGAAATGGAGACGTTAGGTTTGATTCGGCATAAGAACATCGTGAAGCTTTTGTTTGCTAGTGTTGGGGAGGATTTTAGGGCTTTGGTTTACGAGTACATGGAGAATGGTAGTTTAGGTGATATGTTACATGTAGACCCGAAAGGCGGGTATTTGTTGGATTGGAGTAAACGATTTGAGATTGCCCTTGGAGCCGCACAAGGGTTGGCGTATTTGCATCATGATTGTGTGCCTTCTATTGTGCATCGAGATGTTAAGTCGAATAATATTTTGTTGGATGAAGAGCTAAGACCACGTGTTGCGGATTTCGGTCTAGCCAAGAGCTTGCAAATTGAAGTGAAAGAGAGTGATGGAGCCATGTCTCGTATCGCGGGTTCCTATGGTTACATCGCACCAG AGTATGCATACACGATGAAAGTTACCGAAAAATGTGACGTATACAGTTTTGGGGTTGTGCTAATGGAACTAGTAACTGGCAAGAGGCCGAATGATGCGTCTTTTGATGAAAACAAGGACATAGTGAAGTGGGTAACCGAGGTTGCTCTATGTGGTGAGGGTGGATGGAAAGACTCGGATCAACTTATAGATCCTAAGATGAACTGTTCAAGCCATGATTATGAAGAAATTGGGATGGTGTTGAATGTAGCCCTTCAGTGTACTTCGGCTTTCCCACTTAATAGACCATCTATGAGAAGAGTTGTTGAGTTGCTCAAAGGCCAATCTTCGACACCTTCAAAATAG
- the LOC111912949 gene encoding uncharacterized protein LOC111912949: MTKIYKVSKVVKMSLDNQIRTFLTSMIPIIFVGQVPLIEAYVRSMYIVVALDENHEPLLIAFALGTTNSDNSRLWFMRRLKECLGDNTEVGFISHMSDSIDFAVQRVYPDSYHGYCCKNIAEKIRASIGSNTVVEQLFWKTCKAYNLSHFYACLNNLKNDVNVNDLHWLDNIPIAKWVHACFPRVRFNVKFIDIPDVVNWFKTNTHEFPITTIIEMVHDSIQAVYLQRAAFGVHFTGDFS; encoded by the exons ATGACGAAAATTTACAAGGTGTCAAAAGTTGTGAAAATGAGTTTAGACAATCAG ATTCGTACGTTTCTCACGTCTATGATACCAATCATATTCGTTGGTCAAGTACCTCTAATTGAGGCGTATGTAAGATCCATGTACATTGTTGTTGCTTTAGATGAAAATCATGAACCCCTTCTCATAGCGTTTGCTTTGGGAACCACAAACAGTGACAATTCAAGGTTATGGTTCATGAGGAGGCTTAAAGAATGTTTAGGTGACAATACAGAAGTTGGTTTCATAAGCCATATGTCTGATTCTATAGACTTTGCAGTTCAAAGAGTCTACCCTGATTCATATCATGGCTATTGTTGTAAAAATATAGCCGAGAAAATACGCGCTTCCATCGGAAGCAATACAGTCGTAGAGCAGTTGTTCTGGAAGACTTGTAAAGCGTATAATTTATCTcatttttatgcatgtttgaaCAACTTAAAAAATGATGTTAATGTGAATGATCTTCATTGGCTTGACAATATTCCCATTGCAAAATGGGTACATGCTTGTTTTCCAAGAGTACGTTTCAATGTTAAATTCATTGACATTCCCGATGTTGTCAATTGGTTTAAAACAAATACGCATGAGTTTCCAATAACAACAATCATTGAAATGGTCCATGACTCGATACAAGCAGTGTATCTTCAACGTGCTGCGTTTGGAG TTCATTTCACAGGGGATTTTTCATAG